GGGGGCAGGGGCGGCCGGTATGGCGTCGCGTCGTCATCTCGATCGGGTCCAGCGCGAGGATGCCGCGCGTATGGCGCTGGCCGTGCTCGCGGAGGATCTTGCCAACTCGTCCCGGTGGCTTGCCTGCACGGAGGCAAGGGACTGCGATGTCACCGTCAGGCATCGCCCGTATCGGTCGTATCTGCTGCACACGGACGTCGCGGACTGGTTGGTCGGTGACGGGCTGCGACGGTGCGTAAAGCAGTGCGAGTCACTGATCGAGGGGATCGTTCGCCTCGATGTCGTCGCCGACCTGCCCGATGCTGCCGGGCAGGTGAGACGCCTTCCGTTCCAGGAACGTCACAGGGACACGGCACGCCTGCTGGAGGTAGGCGTGATCCTCGCCGATGGCACGCGTTTTTCTCGCGTCGTGGCGAAACGCCAATGAAGCGTCCGCGTGGTTGCGTACTGGTCTTCGTCTTGGTCATGCTGGCCGCTCTCAGCCTGATCGGTGCAGGCTTGTCACGCGGTGCGGCCTCGCGGCGCCTGGCCGCCGCCGAATACCGGGACCGCGTCTGCGTCGCCGTCGGGCATGACCGGGCTCGCTGGCAGGAGGATGTCGCCGCATGCGACCATC
This DNA window, taken from Luteibacter sp. 9135, encodes the following:
- a CDS encoding prepilin-type N-terminal cleavage/methylation domain-containing protein, producing the protein MSQHGSSLVELLVSLAVAGMVAAVVATGAGAAGMASRRHLDRVQREDAARMALAVLAEDLANSSRWLACTEARDCDVTVRHRPYRSYLLHTDVADWLVGDGLRRCVKQCESLIEGIVRLDVVADLPDAAGQVRRLPFQERHRDTARLLEVGVILADGTRFSRVVAKRQ